A section of the Natronolimnobius sp. AArcel1 genome encodes:
- a CDS encoding methyl-accepting chemotaxis protein: protein MKRLRSKLPASIRRSYALKFGIVLLLIGASVGMIGFVATEEIRAHVQGEADEEFTTLAQQEARSLQAWSESNEQRVETLVRSPDLRSLSTTELRQYTQHPARANAIHIIDTADAEIIASTDQGLDGQSATELSVPDASRLLDDIEPFSVYRTSPYQLDDEDGTPAVTYAQTTGDGAIGVVYTVELEQYGTQFGTYEDNRSTTMVIDGDGTLAFGDDGYGDEDEYFGESYGDGNEGLIDGQRATSQTVGSHAMPTLLSAYGFPDEEYVVGSAPVAGTDWTVLIHEPTADAYGFVTTVQRLGFAATAGLMVLVTALGAVIGRNTARSINRLREQAAEMEAGNLDVDLETDRVDEIGQLYLAFDTMRLSLRTQIDEARRARADAEAERRHTTQLNEDLTTAANQYAAVMQTAAEGDLTVRMDPDATDTEAMEDVAAEFNGMLEQLEKTIARLTYFAGEVAEASEQVSSSSETVRTASENVADSVQSISDGAARQNDSLQDVTSELSGLSQTTREIADASSEVTEIATQTAATSTDGRDAAKEAISGVEAIERESEDAVDEIGHLEGEVAEIDRLIEQIQVVADRTNMLALNTNLEAARTSSGSSDDFAAVAEQVKELSGNTKEAAEEVERCLERIREQTEESATAVERTSYEVNATARRVMKAAAALEDIAAYAAETKSGVEEISTATEQQLESTHEVVSEVSDIATISQETATGADTVAAATEEQTSALNEVTGSMAQLADRANKLSSALDRFETTDPDEETVQFEQP from the coding sequence ATGAAACGCCTTCGCTCGAAACTTCCGGCGTCAATCCGTCGGAGCTACGCGCTGAAATTTGGCATCGTACTGCTGCTGATCGGCGCCTCTGTGGGCATGATTGGTTTCGTTGCCACTGAAGAGATCCGAGCGCACGTCCAGGGCGAAGCTGACGAGGAGTTTACCACGCTCGCTCAGCAGGAAGCCCGAAGCCTCCAGGCGTGGTCTGAGAGCAACGAGCAACGAGTGGAGACACTTGTACGGAGCCCAGACCTCCGGAGCCTCTCGACAACAGAACTTCGCCAGTATACACAACATCCAGCGCGAGCGAACGCAATCCATATCATCGATACGGCTGATGCGGAGATAATTGCCAGTACAGACCAAGGCCTTGACGGGCAGTCTGCCACTGAGCTTTCGGTTCCAGACGCCAGCAGGCTGCTCGATGACATTGAGCCGTTTTCGGTCTATCGCACGAGCCCGTACCAACTCGATGACGAGGATGGAACCCCTGCGGTTACGTACGCACAGACGACCGGCGATGGGGCAATCGGTGTCGTCTACACAGTTGAACTCGAGCAGTACGGCACGCAGTTCGGAACCTATGAGGATAACCGATCGACAACAATGGTGATCGACGGAGACGGAACCCTCGCGTTCGGTGACGACGGGTACGGTGATGAGGACGAGTATTTCGGTGAATCGTATGGCGATGGCAACGAGGGTCTCATCGATGGTCAACGTGCTACTTCACAGACTGTTGGCTCTCACGCCATGCCGACGTTGCTCTCTGCGTACGGCTTCCCTGACGAGGAGTACGTCGTCGGCTCCGCGCCAGTTGCGGGAACCGATTGGACCGTGCTCATCCACGAGCCAACGGCAGACGCGTACGGGTTCGTCACAACGGTACAGCGCCTCGGCTTTGCTGCGACGGCAGGGCTGATGGTGCTGGTCACGGCGCTTGGTGCCGTTATCGGGCGAAACACGGCCCGATCGATAAACAGACTTCGAGAACAGGCCGCCGAAATGGAAGCCGGAAATCTCGATGTCGACCTCGAGACAGACCGAGTGGACGAAATCGGCCAATTGTATCTTGCGTTCGACACAATGCGCCTCTCGTTGCGAACACAGATAGACGAGGCGCGCCGCGCACGAGCAGACGCAGAGGCCGAGCGCCGGCATACGACGCAGTTGAACGAAGACCTCACTACGGCCGCGAACCAGTACGCAGCAGTCATGCAAACCGCAGCTGAGGGCGACCTTACAGTTCGGATGGATCCCGATGCGACCGACACTGAGGCGATGGAAGACGTTGCAGCCGAGTTCAACGGCATGCTCGAGCAACTCGAGAAGACGATTGCCCGACTCACGTACTTCGCAGGCGAAGTTGCTGAGGCGAGCGAGCAGGTCTCGAGTTCGAGCGAGACGGTCCGAACCGCATCGGAGAACGTTGCTGACTCCGTCCAGTCGATTTCCGATGGGGCAGCCCGCCAGAACGACTCCTTGCAGGACGTGACGAGCGAACTGTCCGGCCTCTCCCAGACGACTCGAGAGATTGCAGACGCCTCGAGTGAAGTCACCGAAATTGCAACCCAGACGGCCGCTACCAGCACCGACGGTCGCGACGCCGCCAAAGAAGCGATTTCTGGCGTCGAAGCGATCGAACGCGAATCCGAGGATGCCGTCGACGAAATCGGTCATCTCGAGGGTGAAGTTGCAGAAATTGACCGCCTGATCGAGCAAATTCAGGTCGTCGCTGACCGAACGAACATGCTCGCACTCAACACCAATCTCGAGGCCGCACGCACCTCAAGTGGCAGCAGTGATGACTTCGCAGCCGTTGCCGAACAGGTCAAAGAGCTCTCAGGGAACACGAAAGAAGCTGCCGAAGAAGTCGAACGCTGTCTTGAGCGCATCCGTGAACAGACCGAAGAATCAGCGACTGCCGTCGAGCGAACCAGTTACGAAGTCAATGCCACTGCGCGACGCGTTATGAAAGCGGCGGCTGCACTCGAGGACATTGCGGCGTATGCTGCAGAGACGAAATCGGGTGTCGAAGAGATTTCGACGGCAACCGAACAGCAACTCGAGTC